The window CGATTCTGACCGTTAGCAGAGGCCCTTCGTCATTCATTGCAATCTCCGCGGACAGGACGCCTTGCGGCGACCGTGCCGCGCGATGTTGACCGCATGTCTCCGACTTTTCCCGCGCCGCCAAGCTGCACCAAGGGGCAGACTGGATGCGAGTATCAGGACCTCGTCAAGGCCGGCGTGATCGATCCCGCCAAGGTCGTTCGCACCGCGCTGCAGGATGCCGCGTCGGTCGCGTCGCTGCCGATAACCACCGAGGCGCTCGTCGCCGAACTGCCGAAGGAGGAGAAGGCCGCGCCGATGCCGGCGATGGCCTTCTGACAGGCCGGGGGCGGCGGGGCCACCGCCGCCCCCGCATTTCCGTACCGCCCTATTCACCCAACCACCGCGCACCGTGCCACGCCTCGTCAAGCGAGCGAACGGCATTTCTGCATTCCGGGCTCGCCCGAGGTCCGTGCACCCAACGCGCTTCCAACCGACGATCTGCCCCAAGGGACATGTTGCGACGCCATGCTGCGCTCGGGCATGCGCCGATCCGACGGTCCACCTCCCTCTCCTCCCCTCCCGGACCGCCAACCCTTCGCCGTCAGGAGGCCAGGACCATGCTTCACGTGCCCCCTTTCAGTCCCACAGTTGACGGCGCGATACCCCCCGAGGTTCTCGCGTCGGTCGAGACGCTGCTCCGCTGGGTCGGCGAGGACCCTCAGCGCGAAGGCCTGCTCGACACACCGCAGCGCGTCGCACGTGCCTGGAGGAATTATTGCGAGGGTTATGACGAGGATCCGGCGGTGCACCTGTCGCGCACCTTTGCAGAGGTGGGCGGCTATGACGAGATCGTCTTGCTGCGCGACATCCCGTTCCAGTCGCATTGCGAGCATCATATGGCGCCGATCACCGGAAAGGCGTCGATCGCCTACCTTCCCCGCGACCGCGTCGTCGGCATCTCCAAGCTCGCGCGCGTACTGAACGGCTATGCACGCCGGCTGCAGGTGCAGGAGCGGCTGACCGCCGAGGTCGCCCGATGCATCTGGGACAATCTCCGTCCGCACGGCGTCGCCGTGGTGATCGACGCCCAGCATGGCTGCATGACCGGGCGCGGCGTGCGCACGCCCGGCGTCGGCATGGTCACGAGCCGGCTCCTCGGCTGCTTCCTCGACGACCAGCGGAGCCGCAAGGAAGTGCTGGCACTGATGGGCTATTGATGCGCCGGTCGAGAATCCGGACCGGTCTCGCGGGATTTATCTGCCGGCGTGAGGCGCGCGCCGGGATCCTGCACGCCGCCGCCTCGCGCCGGTTTCCTGCCGGGGTTGCGCCGACATGACTCAGGGGTCGCAACCCTCCGACGATCCTGGCCATCTTCCGAACAGCTTGCGCAGGCAGCCGGACGACGGGGGGCATTTCGGGAAATTCGGGGGCCGCTTCGTCCCCGAAACGCTCATGCCCCTCATCCTCGATCTGGAGCGCGAATATCGAGCCGCAAAACGGGACCCGGCCTTCCAGGCCGAGTTCGACGATCTGCTCGAACATTATGTCGGCCGTCCCAGCCCGCTATACTTCGCGCCGCGCTTGACGTCCGCGCTCGGCGGCGCGCAAATCTGGTTCAAGCGCGACGAACTCAACCACACCGGCGCCCACAAGATCAACAACTGCGTCGGGCAGATCCTGCTCGCGATCCGAATGGGCAAAAGGCGCATCATCGCGGAAACGGGCGCGGGCCAGCACGGGGTGGCTACTGCAACCGTCTGCGCGCGCTTTGGCCTGCCCTGCGTCGTCTATATGGGCGCCGCCGATATCGCGCGCCAGGCGCCCAATGTCTTCCGCATGAAGCTGCTGGGCGCCGAAGTCGTGCCCGTCACGGCCGGCGCCGCGACCCTCAAGGACGCGATGAACGAGGCGCTGCGCGACTGGGTCGCCCATGTCGAGGACACCTTCTACATCATCGGCACCGCAGCCGGTCCCCACCCCTATCCGGAGCTTGTGCGCGATTTCCAGAGCGTGATCGGCAGGGAAGCGCGGGCGCAGATGCTGGCCCGTACCGGCCGCCTGCCCGATCTCCTGGTCGCCGCGATCGGCGGCGGATCGAATGCGATCGGTCTCTTTCACCCGTTCCTCGACGACCCGATGGTGAAGATGCTCGGCGTCGAGGCGGCCGGGCATGGCCTCGACGAGGCGCACGCCGCGTCACTGGCCGGCGGGCGTCCCGGCATTCTTCACGGCAACAAGACCTATCTGCTGCAGGATGACGACGGGCAGATCGTCGAAGGCCATTCGATCAGCGCTGGCCTCGATTATCCCGGCATCGGCCCCGAGCATGCATGGCTCAAGGACATCGGACGGGTGGACTATACCTCCGCGACCGACGCCGAAGCGCTGGACGCCTTTCAGCTACTTTGCAGCACAGAGGGTATCATCCCGGCGCTTGAGCCCAGTCACGCCGTCGCCGCGGTTGTCAGGATCGCGCCGGCGATGCCGAAAGATAGTATCATCATCGTCAACATGTGCGGACGCGGGGACAAGGACATATTCTCCGTGGCCCAGCATCTTGGCGTGGAACTTTGAGCGCGACGAAAGGTAGGGGCACGGGACGTGTAATCGAAGACACTGGCGCTACAGATTTCGGATCTATGAGGGACGGATGATGATAAGGGTGCTTCTTGTTGAAGACGATCCGCTGGTGGCGATGATGCTCGAGGGGTATCTCGACGTGCTTGAACACGAGATCGTGGCGGCCGCAGCGACCGTCGCGGAGGCGCTGGATCTCGTCGCGAAGCGAGATTTCGACCTCGCAATATTGGATGTTCACCTTGCCGATGGCAAAACGAGCGAGGCGGTCGCTGCCGCGTTGAGCGATGCCGGGAAGGCTTTCATAGCGACGAGCGGAGATGCGACGATCATGGCGGCTGAATTTGATGGCCGGCCAGTTCTTCGCAAACCTTTCAGGATTGCCGAGCTCGAACGGGCAATCGCCGCTATAACGGGGTAGCCCGCGGTCACAGGCCGGAGCCTGCTCGACGGTCGTATTCGGGCGCGACTTGGTGACGGGCCATGTGCGGCATGAAATCCATCTTGCCGATGGCAAGACCTGCGTTGCGCAGCGGCGCGTAAGCCATCGTCGCATGAAAGTAGAAATTTGGCATGATCCAGTCGCGGACTCAAAGCCGCGATTGCAGCCGCAGCATTCTCCTGGCAGATTGTCGTCCATGGGGTCGTTTCGTACTTTTTTGATCATCCTTTGGCTGGCGCTGGCCGCCTACACCGCTGTAGTCATTTCCCGCCACGGCCTTGGATTGTTACCGATCTTTTTCGGAGACGTGGCGAAGCTGGGATGGCCCGGGCAGTTCAACCTCGATTTTCTCTGCTTTCTCGTCCTCTCTGCGCTTTGGACGGCTTGGCGGAATGGATTCAGTGCGATCGCCCTGCTCCTCGCGCTCATCGCCTTTTTCGGAGGCGCGGGTTTCCTGCTTCCCTACCTCGTCTTTCTAACAGTTCAGGAACGAGGAAACATGCCCCGGGTGCTGATCGGCGCGCGAACCCGAAGAGATGAGCCTTACAGCGGACGATGAGCGCGACGGCATTTCGCCGTCATCGAACGAACTGCGCTTCTCGCGGCGCCGCTTGGCCGATTGCGGCCGGTCAGCTTTGGCCTGGTGAACTGAGGGAAGCGGCCGTCCAAACTTCACTGCCGGAAGAGATCGGCTCCCGTTCGGCGGTGCTGACAGGCGAGCCCCCATGCCCGGGTTCATATCTATCCGAGCTTGTCGAAGAAAGGGTCCCGAATGTTTTCTATCTACCGGATTTGCGTGCCTAGGGCCGCTAACGAAATGGGACCAATCCCATGTCGAAATCTTTCCATTTCACCTTCATCGCACGCGAATTTAGAATGTTCGATCGGGGCCGCTGCCGACAAGATGAAGCCATGCGCCCGTCTCGATGTCCTCGTAGGTTCGCGCGTCGATCAGACGCACGCCGCCGCCGCCCATCAAGGCGAAGCGGCGCGCGCCTGGATATTCACGGTCTCCGGCGGCGGTCTTCTGGATGTCGAAAAACTGCAGTTCAACGACGGTAACCACTTCGCCACCGTCACTGCGGCATTCGATCCTGCGAAGCTCGCGTTCCATTGAAACCGCCTCCCCTCAACAAGCCGATCGACCGCGCGCCTGACGATCGAGGCCACTCATGCCGCGAGCAATTCGTCCGCGGGGCCGAAAAATTCGTAGTGAATATGGTCGGACGGCACACCGGCAAGCGATAAAGACGATACTGCGGCGCGCAGAAACGCTCGCGGTCCGCAAATATAATAGTCCGCGTCGCCGACAGGCGTGTTGTCGACCAGCCATTCCTCGGTAATCAGGCCCGCGCAATCATAGTCTTGGCCGGCGACTTCGTCCGCCAATGGCGTCTGGTGGAAATCGGTGACACGAACCGCGACGCCGCGCGCGGCAAGCTCTCGAACATGATCGCGCATGGCGTGCGTCTCGCGGTCGTGCGTGCCATGGATATAGTGCACCGGGATATCGCCGCCGCTTTCAACAAGCGCTTCAAGCATGGCGATCATAGGGGTCAGACCGACACCTCCCGACAACAGCACGACCGGCAGCTCTGGCTTGTCAGCGAGAAAAAATTCGCCGGCCGGCGCTGCGACCTTGAGCACCGTACCGACGAACGCCTGGTCATGAAGCCATCCCGAGGCGAGACCCTGCGGTTCTCGCTTAACCGAGATGCGATAGGTCACTCCATTGGGCGCCGCCGAGATCGAATAGTTGCGCTTGACCGGCGGATGTCCAGGCACCTCAAACCAGAAGGTCAGATATTGCCCAGGCTTATAAGCCATGACCGGCGCCCCATCGACGGGGCGCAGCACAAAGGATTTTATGACGCTGCTTTCCCGGATCACCGCATCGACCCTAAATTCGCGCCAGCCGTTCCAGCCGCCAACGGTCTCGCGCTGGACTCCGTAAATCCGTTCCTCGCGTGCGATCAATATGTTCGCGAGGAACCAATAGGCCTCACCCCAGGCACCGAGGATTTCTTCGGTCGCCGCATCACCCAGCACCGCAGCGATCGCGCCGAGCAGTGCCTCGCCCACATGCGGATAATGTTCGGGGTGAATTTGAAGGCCGACATGCTTCTGGGTGATCCGTTCGACCGCGGGCGCCAGAGCGGCCAGATTGTCGATATTGCTCGCATAGGCCAGGATCGCGCCGGTCAGCGC is drawn from Sphingopyxis sp. OPL5 and contains these coding sequences:
- the folE gene encoding GTP cyclohydrolase I FolE encodes the protein MLHVPPFSPTVDGAIPPEVLASVETLLRWVGEDPQREGLLDTPQRVARAWRNYCEGYDEDPAVHLSRTFAEVGGYDEIVLLRDIPFQSHCEHHMAPITGKASIAYLPRDRVVGISKLARVLNGYARRLQVQERLTAEVARCIWDNLRPHGVAVVIDAQHGCMTGRGVRTPGVGMVTSRLLGCFLDDQRSRKEVLALMGY
- the trpB gene encoding tryptophan synthase subunit beta, producing MTQGSQPSDDPGHLPNSLRRQPDDGGHFGKFGGRFVPETLMPLILDLEREYRAAKRDPAFQAEFDDLLEHYVGRPSPLYFAPRLTSALGGAQIWFKRDELNHTGAHKINNCVGQILLAIRMGKRRIIAETGAGQHGVATATVCARFGLPCVVYMGAADIARQAPNVFRMKLLGAEVVPVTAGAATLKDAMNEALRDWVAHVEDTFYIIGTAAGPHPYPELVRDFQSVIGREARAQMLARTGRLPDLLVAAIGGGSNAIGLFHPFLDDPMVKMLGVEAAGHGLDEAHAASLAGGRPGILHGNKTYLLQDDDGQIVEGHSISAGLDYPGIGPEHAWLKDIGRVDYTSATDAEALDAFQLLCSTEGIIPALEPSHAVAAVVRIAPAMPKDSIIIVNMCGRGDKDIFSVAQHLGVEL
- a CDS encoding response regulator translates to MMIRVLLVEDDPLVAMMLEGYLDVLEHEIVAAAATVAEALDLVAKRDFDLAILDVHLADGKTSEAVAAALSDAGKAFIATSGDATIMAAEFDGRPVLRKPFRIAELERAIAAITG
- a CDS encoding DUF1993 domain-containing protein, which translates into the protein MAYAPLRNAGLAIGKMDFMPHMARHQVAPEYDRRAGSGL
- the hmpA gene encoding NO-inducible flavohemoprotein, which codes for MSQNLSDRTIALVKATVPALEARGLEIVHEMYARMFQNPEIRDLFNQSHHGDAGSQPRALTGAILAYASNIDNLAALAPAVERITQKHVGLQIHPEHYPHVGEALLGAIAAVLGDAATEEILGAWGEAYWFLANILIAREERIYGVQRETVGGWNGWREFRVDAVIRESSVIKSFVLRPVDGAPVMAYKPGQYLTFWFEVPGHPPVKRNYSISAAPNGVTYRISVKREPQGLASGWLHDQAFVGTVLKVAAPAGEFFLADKPELPVVLLSGGVGLTPMIAMLEALVESGGDIPVHYIHGTHDRETHAMRDHVRELAARGVAVRVTDFHQTPLADEVAGQDYDCAGLITEEWLVDNTPVGDADYYICGPRAFLRAAVSSLSLAGVPSDHIHYEFFGPADELLAA